The uncultured Bacteroides sp. DNA segment TGTCAATGCGTTGTTCGAAGCTTAGCAATGGCTTCTGTGAGAAAAGCTTATGATAAGTAGGATAGGTTCCCTTAATAGCTATATCCGATCCGACCCAATATACGTTGCCGGTCTTTACACCCTGTTTTTGTGCGGTAATCCAGATGGGTTCGCCAAGATAGTAGTCCGGATTGTTTCTTGTTGCAGAGTCTCCCATGGAATATCGCTGTTTAGCTTTCACATCCCAAAATGTATTGTTGATGATGCCATTATGGTCGGGCACCAATCCGGTAGCCAATGTATAATGGTTGGGAAACGTTGATGCCGGAAAGGAGGGGAGCATAGTTGCCTTTACGCCCTGAGTAGCTATCTTGTCTAAATTAGGTGTATGATACATTTCAGGATAATCCCAGCGAAAGCCGTCGAGAGAAACGATAATAGTATAATTCGATTCTTTCTGTTTCGCTTGAAGACAAAATATAATATTTAATAAAAATAAGAGTGCAATTAGCCTTTTCATGTTCAAATAGTGTTATGTTATAAATCCTATTGCAAAAGTATTCTTTTTATAATTATAAACTGATATGCTTAGCTTAGAAAACACACCTCATAGATGAAGCCTATGAGCCAATAGATTTTATGCATGGTTTATTTTTGGCTAAAAGGAAGTATTAAGATAGCTTTGCCAACAGAAAAATAATTAATAACTTTTTAAATAAAAACATTATGAGATCATTAATTGGAAAACAAGCACCGAAGTTCAGTGCAGCTGCAGTGGTAAATGGTAATGAAATAGTAGCAGACTTTTCATTGGAACAATATAAAGGGAAGAAAGCTGTGGTTTTTTTCTTCTATCCGATGGATTTTACTTTTGTATGTCCTACAGAATTGCATGCTTTTCAGGAAAAATTAGCTGAGTTTGAAAAAAGAAATGTAGCTGTCGTAGGTTGCTCAGTAGATTCTGAATATTCTCATTTGGCATGGTTACAGACTCCCAAAAACGAAGGAGGAATTCATGGGGTGACTTATCCTGTAGTAGCAGATTTTTCTAAGTCTATCTCAGAAAGTTTTGGCGTATTGGCAGGTGCTTATGCTCCAGATGAAAACGGAAATTGGGTATGTACAGGTGCTCCGGTAGCATACCGTGGTTTGTTCCTTATAGATAAAGAAGGAGTGGTACGTCATTCTGTCATCAACGATTTACCATTGGGACGTAGCGTTGATGAGGCTCTACGTATGGTAGATGCTTTGCAGCATTTTGAAGAATTTGGTGAAGTTTGTCCTGCAAACTGGACAAAAGGTCAAGATGCGCTTAAAGCCACAGAATCTGGTGTGGCCGATTATTTAAGCAATCACTAATATTCTGCTAGGACTTCTTCTCCTTCTATTTTATAAATTTATAGCCATAGATTGATAGATTGCCTTTGGGAGAAGAATTCTGAAAATATATATAGTGTTTGATAATTCGCAAAGAATGCATTTTTCGATTCTTAATAGATAGAAATGCTGTATTCTTTGCGTTTTTATTTCAATTTTCATCTAATTGAGCATTTTTATATTGATTTTAGGGCAATTGTGATCTAAAAAGTAATATTTATGGGTCATAATTCGAAAAAAATGCTTTTCTTTGTAACCGTAAACAATAGATCGTTTCGTATCGTTCTTTTTTCTTCTTCTCAGTTGAATCCAGATCTATCTCAAACTTCCGTTGTTTCTCATTTTATTTATCAATTTTTTATTTTTATTTTTTATGAACATTTACATTGGAAACCTAAGCTACCGCGTTAGGGAATCGGACTTGAGACAAGTTATGGAAGAATACGGAACTGTAGATTCAGTAAAACTGATCGTTGACCGTGATACTAAAAAATCTAAAGGATTTGCATTTGTTGAAATGTCTGATGACAACGAAGCTAACCAAGTTATCAAAGAACTGAACGGTGCTGAATATGAAGGCCGTCAAATGGTAGTGAAAGAGGCTTTGCCTCGCAAATAATCCTTTGTTTTAGGATATTTTATTTATAGAAAGAGGGCACTTATTCATTTAAGTGCCCTCTTTCTTTTCTGTCTATACAGAATAAGAAAACGAGATTAGTCAAGAAATACTTGATCTAACCTCGTTATATATAGAGTATATAAATGTGCTCTTACTTCAGAATCTCCAGTGCTTTAAAACATTTGTAGAGCTTATCGATTGCTATGTCAATCTGTTCTTGGCTGTGAGTAGCCATCAATGAAAAGCGGATTAATGTGTCGTTAGGAGAGCATGCAGGCGGAACCACAGGATTCACAAATACACCTTCGTCAAACAACATTTTCGTTACTATGAACGTCTTATCCATGTCACGCACATAAAGCGGGATGATTGGAGTAGCGGTGTGACCTATTTCGAAACCCAGATCACGGAAACGTTTCAATGAGTAGTGGGTCATATCCCACAAGTGTTGAATGCGCTCAGGCTCTGTTTTCATGATCTGAAGCGCAGCACGGGCAGCAGCAGTAGCTCCGGGTGTGTTGCTGGCACTAAAGATATAGGGACGTGAATTATGGCGCAGGTAGTTGATTACTTCTTCATCTGAAGCAATGAATCCTCCAATAGAGGCCAATGATTTACTGAATGTACCCATAATAAGATCTACATCATTGGTCAAGCCAAAGTGATCGCAAGTACCACGCCCTTGTCTGCCTAAAACACCTAAACCGTGTGCTTCGTCAACCATGATGCTGGCATTGTACTTTTTAGATAAACGAACAATTTCGGGCAGGTTGGCAATATCACCTTCCATACTGAATACTCCGTCTACTACAATTAACTTCACCGATTCGGGCTTGCACTTTTGTAACTCCTTCTCTAACGACTCCATATCGTTATGTTTGAACTTCAAAGCGGTAGAGAACGAAAGACGACGTCCTTCAACGATAGAAGCGTGATCAAGTTCGTCACAAATAACATAGTCTTCACGACCAGTAACACACGACACAACACCAAGGTTTACTTGAAATCCGGTAGAATAAATGATTGCATCTTCTTTTCCTACGAATTCAGCCAATTCTTTCTCGAGCTGAATATGAAGATCAAGTGTTCCGTTAAGGAAGCGTGAACCTGCACATCCTGTACCGTATTTGCGGGTAGCTTCAACGGCAGCTTCAATTACTTTCGGATGGTTTGTTAAACCTAGATAGGAGTTAGAGCCAAACATCAATACTTTTTTGCCGCTCATGATTACTTCTGTGTTCTGTTCACTTTCGATGCATCGAAAGTAAGGATATACGCCTTTTGCCTTAACTTGTTGGGGCAGATCGTACTTTGCTAACTTCTCTTGTAATAATCCCATGAATTTTTTATTAAATAAGTCCGCTGTTGAGCCATTAATTAAACGGCTGTTAGCTCTAATTTTCACCTATGTGACTTTTAAACAGGGGGCAAAGATAATAAAAATATGAAATGAATGTGTCACAACTAAAAATATTTATATTACTTTTGTCAGTCAACAAAAGAATTGCGCACATCGGAAGCCGTATTGTTTTTATTCGGGTGCTAAACTTAGCTTTCTTAAAATTAAAAAATGCGGTTTATCAGTATATGAGTTAGAATGATGAAAAAACTACTTTTTATTATCAACCCTGCTTCAGGAACTCAAGGGAAAGAGTTTATCTTGAACCAATTGAGTGATGTGATAGATAGAGAAAAATATTCTTGGGAGGTTGTTAAAACCCAGAGGGCAGGGCATGCCGTCGACATAGCCGCTCAAGCTGTATGTGATGGAATAGATGAAGTTATCGCTATTGGGGGCGACGGTACGGTGAACGAAATCGCTCGCTCACTCATTCACACAAAAACAGCTCTGGGCATTGTGCCCTGTGGATCAGGCAATGGATTGGCAAGGCATCTGCAAATTCCAATGGAACCCAGAAAAGCGCTCGAAGTGATTAATGAGGGTTTATTTGATGTTATAGACTACGGTAAAATTAATGATATTCCTTTCTTCTGTACTTGTGGAGTCGGTTTTGACGCTTTTGTGAGCCTGAAATTTGCCAATGCGGGTAAAAGAGGATTACTCACTTATTTGGAAAAGACTCTGCAGGAGAGCCTGACGTATCAGAACCAAACTTATGAGTTGGAAACAGAAGATGGCACGAAGAAATATAAAGCCTTTCTGATTGCCTGCGGCAATGCTTCTCAATATGGCAATAATGCGTATATCACTCCACAAGCAACGCTGACAGACGGATTAATGGATGTAACCATCTTGGAACCTTTCACAGTGCTAGATGTACCTTCGCTGGCTTATCAGCTTTTTAATAAGACGATTGATCAAAATAGTCGCATAAAGACTTTCCGCTGCCAGAAGTTACGTATTAATCGTAGTAAATCGGGGGTTGTACATTTTGATGGAGACCCCATGATGATGGGTGAAAGTATCAACGTGGAAATCATAAAGAAAGGACTAAATGTAGTTGTGCCTCGCGAAAAAGAGAAAGATGCACGCAATGTGTTGCAAAAGGCACAGGAATATGTCAATGGGTTGCAGCGTCTCAATGAACTTTTCGTGGAAGACTTTGCAAACAAAAATCGTGTGATGATGAATAAAAACAGGGCATTGCTGAAGAAGCTGACTAAAAGAGATTGATGTTTTAGGAATTAATATGTATTTTTGCACTTCAAAAAAAACTAATATATATAATAATATAGGTATGTTCAGAACATATACGTGTGGAGAGTTACGTATCTCCGATGTGAATAAGCAGGTAACGCTGGCCGGATGGGTACAGCGCTCACGCAAGATGGGAGGGATGACATTTGTTGACCTCCGCGACCGTTACGGAATTACGCAATTGGTATTTAATGATGAATTGGATGCGCCGTTGTGCGAACGAGCCAACAAGTTGGGACGCGAGTTTGTCGTTCAAATAAAGGGCGTTGTTAATGAACGTTTCAGCAAGAATGCCAACATACCTACAGGGGATGTGGAGATTATCGTTTCGGAACTGAACGTACTCAACGCTGCCGCAACACCACCTTTTACCATCGAAGATAATACAGATGGAGGAGATGATATCCGCATGAAGTATCGTTATCTCGATTTAAGAAGAAATACTGTTCGTGCCAACTTAGAACTACGTCATCGGATGACAATGGAAGTACGTCGCTATCTCGACAGCATGGGTTTTTTGGAAGTCGAAACGCCGGTGCTTATTGGTTCTACTCCCGAAGGTGCAAGGGATTTTGTAGTACCATCGCGCATGAATCCGGGACAATTTTATGCTCTTCCACAATCACCACAACTCTTTAAACAGTTGCTGATGGTATCAGGGTTCGATCGTTATTTTCAGATTGTGAAATGTTTCCGTGACGAGGATTTGCGTGCCGACCGCCAGCCTGAATTTACACAAATTGACTGCGAAATGAGTTTCGTGGAGCAAGAAGATGTAATTTCTACGTTCGAAGGAATGGCCAAACATTTATTTAAGACCATTCGTGGAGTGGAACTTACGGAACCTTTCTTGCGTATGCCGTGGAGCGAAGCAATGAAATATTATGGTAGCGACAAACCGGATCTTCGTTTCGATATGAAATTTGTAGAATTGATGGATGTCCTTAAAGGTCATGGCTTCCCTGTATTTGATGATGCTGCCTACATTGGTGGTATCTGTGCAGAGGGTGCAGCTGTCTATACTCGTAAACAACTCGATGCACTGACCGACTTTGTGAAGAAATCTCAGATTGGTGCCAAAGGAATGGTTTATGCCCGCATAGAAGCGGACGGAAATGTAAAATCGAGTGTGGATAAATTCTACTCACAAGAAATTTTGCAACAGATGAAAGAGGCTTTCGGCGCTAAACCAGGCGATTTGATTCTAATTCTTTCAGGCGACGATGCAATGAAAACACGTAAACAACTTTGTGAACTTCGTCTAGAGATGGGTAACCAACTCGGATTAAGAGATAAGAACACATTTGCATGCTTATGGGTAATTGACTTCCCTCTCTTCGAATGGGATGAAGAACAAAAACGATTCATGGCTATGCACCATCCGTTTACTTCGCCAAAATTAGAAGACGTTCATTTGCTTGATAGCGACACTGGTGCTGTACGCGCCAATGCATACGATATGGTAGTGAATGGCGTTGAAGTAGGGGGTGGTTCAATTCGTATTCACGATAGTGAGTTACAAAATAAGATGTTCGGTTTACTAGGCTTTACAAATGAGCGTGCTCACGAACAATTTGGCTACCTGATGGATGCGTTTAAATATGGTGCGCCTCCTCATGGTGGATTGGCCTACGGACTCGACCGTTGGGTATCTCTCTTTGCCGGGCTCGATTCTATTCGCGATTGTATCGCATTCCCGAAGAACAATTCCGGTCGTGACGTGATGATTGACGCTCCCGCTACTTTAGAAGCTGCTCAATTAGAAGAACTTAATCTGATAATAGATTTAAAGGAACATAATTAGCTATTAATTAGCTAATTATGTCGCTAATAACTAGTTTAGTTGTGGCCACAGATTATACTGAAGAATGTAGATATCATCTCCTGCATTTTGAGGTTAATCTGTGGCTGTTTTATTTTATAAAATAGAGGGTATTATGCTACAGTTGGTTCGTTTCTAAATATTCTTTCAATCGATAGAGCCGTGTGATTGAAGCATTATAAAATGGATCGGGGTAGTGTTTTTGAATGTCGTAAATGTTGGCCACAACAAATCTGGGTACATCATAAATGTTTTCATAGTTGCTTAGCTTCACGTTCTGAGGTATTTGTGCGCTCTGCGCCCATGCTATGATATCCTTTACGCTCTGTTCATCGAAGTTATATTCCATGTTTTTTTATGCAAAGATATAAAAAGAGAGCATATTTTGTAGTGGCGGATAAGGAATCATTTTACCACCATGAACAATTTCTTTACCTTATCTGTTTAAATTATGTGTTTTTCATAGTATTAGATATAAGATTAATAGAAAAAGATTGTACCGGCTTGGGATGAGTAAGTACATCGGGAACAGAAGAGTC contains these protein-coding regions:
- a CDS encoding RNA-binding protein, with product MNIYIGNLSYRVRESDLRQVMEEYGTVDSVKLIVDRDTKKSKGFAFVEMSDDNEANQVIKELNGAEYEGRQMVVKEALPRK
- a CDS encoding peroxiredoxin — encoded protein: MRSLIGKQAPKFSAAAVVNGNEIVADFSLEQYKGKKAVVFFFYPMDFTFVCPTELHAFQEKLAEFEKRNVAVVGCSVDSEYSHLAWLQTPKNEGGIHGVTYPVVADFSKSISESFGVLAGAYAPDENGNWVCTGAPVAYRGLFLIDKEGVVRHSVINDLPLGRSVDEALRMVDALQHFEEFGEVCPANWTKGQDALKATESGVADYLSNH
- a CDS encoding aminotransferase class I/II-fold pyridoxal phosphate-dependent enzyme, with product MGLLQEKLAKYDLPQQVKAKGVYPYFRCIESEQNTEVIMSGKKVLMFGSNSYLGLTNHPKVIEAAVEATRKYGTGCAGSRFLNGTLDLHIQLEKELAEFVGKEDAIIYSTGFQVNLGVVSCVTGREDYVICDELDHASIVEGRRLSFSTALKFKHNDMESLEKELQKCKPESVKLIVVDGVFSMEGDIANLPEIVRLSKKYNASIMVDEAHGLGVLGRQGRGTCDHFGLTNDVDLIMGTFSKSLASIGGFIASDEEVINYLRHNSRPYIFSASNTPGATAAARAALQIMKTEPERIQHLWDMTHYSLKRFRDLGFEIGHTATPIIPLYVRDMDKTFIVTKMLFDEGVFVNPVVPPACSPNDTLIRFSLMATHSQEQIDIAIDKLYKCFKALEILK
- a CDS encoding diacylglycerol kinase family lipid kinase, whose product is MMKKLLFIINPASGTQGKEFILNQLSDVIDREKYSWEVVKTQRAGHAVDIAAQAVCDGIDEVIAIGGDGTVNEIARSLIHTKTALGIVPCGSGNGLARHLQIPMEPRKALEVINEGLFDVIDYGKINDIPFFCTCGVGFDAFVSLKFANAGKRGLLTYLEKTLQESLTYQNQTYELETEDGTKKYKAFLIACGNASQYGNNAYITPQATLTDGLMDVTILEPFTVLDVPSLAYQLFNKTIDQNSRIKTFRCQKLRINRSKSGVVHFDGDPMMMGESINVEIIKKGLNVVVPREKEKDARNVLQKAQEYVNGLQRLNELFVEDFANKNRVMMNKNRALLKKLTKRD
- the aspS gene encoding aspartate--tRNA ligase, with the translated sequence MFRTYTCGELRISDVNKQVTLAGWVQRSRKMGGMTFVDLRDRYGITQLVFNDELDAPLCERANKLGREFVVQIKGVVNERFSKNANIPTGDVEIIVSELNVLNAAATPPFTIEDNTDGGDDIRMKYRYLDLRRNTVRANLELRHRMTMEVRRYLDSMGFLEVETPVLIGSTPEGARDFVVPSRMNPGQFYALPQSPQLFKQLLMVSGFDRYFQIVKCFRDEDLRADRQPEFTQIDCEMSFVEQEDVISTFEGMAKHLFKTIRGVELTEPFLRMPWSEAMKYYGSDKPDLRFDMKFVELMDVLKGHGFPVFDDAAYIGGICAEGAAVYTRKQLDALTDFVKKSQIGAKGMVYARIEADGNVKSSVDKFYSQEILQQMKEAFGAKPGDLILILSGDDAMKTRKQLCELRLEMGNQLGLRDKNTFACLWVIDFPLFEWDEEQKRFMAMHHPFTSPKLEDVHLLDSDTGAVRANAYDMVVNGVEVGGGSIRIHDSELQNKMFGLLGFTNERAHEQFGYLMDAFKYGAPPHGGLAYGLDRWVSLFAGLDSIRDCIAFPKNNSGRDVMIDAPATLEAAQLEELNLIIDLKEHN